In Cryptomeria japonica unplaced genomic scaffold, Sugi_1.0 HiC_scaffold_87, whole genome shotgun sequence, the DNA window GATAACTGCGTATGGATTAGCTTTTCCTCATTACCCATTAAAATACCGATGGAATTTTATTTACAATAAACTGTGATACTTGGAAACTGGCATGTATACCTTACACCAACCGATGGCTTATTTACATGACTCTACCAAATGATAGTTTATGCCACCATATATCAGATACTAAATACACGGGTGATAAGATCATAGCTGATTATTTGGAGGTTATAATGACTATGATGATCCTATATATATCTAGGGACAGAATACAATACTATAGTCGGTGGTACCAGAGGGGCAGGTGAAAGTGCTGGAAGAATCGTCCTTAGCATAACTGTATGCCTGTGGGCACTGGTTCTTGAACATCATCGAGTAGTTTGTGGCGGGGCAGTTCTTGACATAGGAACCTCTGCAGCAATACTGGTCAGTTTGAAAGACAGTACAGGCACTATTGCATCCACCATTCACCTTCAATTCAGCAGGGCAAGCAGCATTCACGTCGGCTTTGCATGCAGGGGCAGTGCACTGTCCATTTGTAGGATTGATGGAGAGAGGAACGTTGAAGCCGTCAACCAGGGAGACATCGTAGAAGTCCTGGTTGCCATCTCCATTTAGGGTGTACTCGACCAGCGTGGTCGGAACGCCCCCCGAGACTTGGCAGCTCAGTTGGCCGTTGCAGTCACCAGTTTGACAGGTTCCTCGGCCGCTCGCATCGAAAGAACAGCCAGTTCGGCCCCAGAATCTTGCCGCCTTTGTCCCTGCCGGCACATCGACGGTCCATGTCTGACCTTGGTCAAGCTGCTGCCCTCCTCCTGGTAGTCCTGCCACCCAAACTGTGTACCCGCACTGGTTTCGTATATCAAACTTAACTGCCCACGCCTCTGCAACAAAACATACACACACAAAAATTATCGTAAGGCCTAGAGAGATGTATATACCATTCA includes these proteins:
- the LOC131056000 gene encoding pathogenesis-related thaumatin-like protein 3.7; its protein translation is MAMVSDLALVLMAGLAISLHMQQAWAVKFDIRNQCGYTVWVAGLPGGGQQLDQGQTWTVDVPAGTKAARFWGRTGCSFDASGRGTCQTGDCNGQLSCQVSGGVPTTLVEYTLNGDGNQDFYDVSLVDGFNVPLSINPTNGQCTAPACKADVNAACPAELKVNGGCNSACTVFQTDQYCCRGSYVKNCPATNYSMMFKNQCPQAYSYAKDDSSSTFTCPSGTTDYSIVFCP